In a genomic window of Ralstonia insidiosa:
- a CDS encoding DUF6587 family protein, protein MSVYHVVETGVVATVVALSALSITGRYAPVMRARTMARVAGWCDRPSRPDWMRAFGQRLLAPGASPSCHSDALSGSACGSGCSGCASGESSSAAAVEQPIHFVRRK, encoded by the coding sequence ATGAGCGTGTACCACGTTGTCGAAACCGGCGTTGTTGCTACGGTCGTGGCGCTGAGCGCGCTGTCGATTACCGGCCGCTATGCACCGGTCATGCGTGCGCGCACGATGGCGCGTGTGGCAGGCTGGTGTGATCGGCCATCGCGACCGGACTGGATGCGTGCTTTCGGGCAACGCTTGCTTGCGCCGGGAGCATCGCCGTCATGCCACTCCGATGCGCTCTCGGGCAGCGCATGCGGCAGTGGTTGCAGCGGCTGTGCATCGGGCGAATCGTCATCCGCTGCCGCGGTTGAGCAACCCATCCATTTCGTGCGCCGCAAATAA
- the fur gene encoding ferric iron uptake transcriptional regulator, protein MPNSTDLRRAGLKATSPRVKILEILAAGTDHGRHLSAEDVYRQLLTSDLDVGISTVYRVLNQLVDASVLLRHTFEAGHAVYEINEGAHHDHLICMSCGRVEEFHDDAIEARQERVASERGFVLRDHALALYGVCPACQAKAGAPLASERASH, encoded by the coding sequence ATGCCAAACTCGACCGACCTGCGCCGTGCTGGGCTCAAAGCCACGTCACCGCGCGTCAAGATTCTGGAAATCCTTGCTGCCGGCACGGACCACGGCCGTCACCTGAGTGCGGAAGACGTCTATCGTCAGCTACTGACGTCGGACCTCGACGTCGGCATCTCGACGGTCTACCGCGTGCTCAACCAACTGGTGGATGCCAGCGTGCTGCTGCGTCATACATTCGAGGCCGGCCATGCGGTGTATGAGATCAACGAGGGTGCGCATCACGATCACCTGATCTGCATGTCGTGCGGCCGCGTGGAAGAGTTTCACGACGATGCCATCGAGGCCCGTCAGGAGCGTGTGGCAAGTGAGCGCGGCTTTGTGCTGCGCGATCACGCGCTGGCGCTGTATGGCGTGTGCCCTGCATGCCAGGCCAAAGCAGGTGCGCCGTTGGCTTCGGAGCGCGCTTCACATTGA
- a CDS encoding CynX/NimT family MFS transporter produces the protein MTEATAQHAASAASTATPARADAGWIGVLVVIALGLNLRPILTTIGPLLAEIRADTGLGLQGVSMLTVIPVLCMGSIALFIPWLARWMAEHRGVVCSLLAIAGACLWRLWAEHGAALIASAALAGTGVAIIQGLAPGIIKRWFPQRVPFTLGLYSASLMAGGGVAATLSPRIAHVADWHEGLGIWVLPALAALVLWVTARPREALPTTQHGPVINFFGNRRAWLLAFYFGATNAGYTSMIAWLPMFYRQLGWSAQDAGGLIGVMTIFQVIGAFGAPLLARRQPDRRPWLAAMLLAQLMGMTGLLLAPQSGTLLWVALIGCGLGSMFSLCLTLTLDHLSDARAAGYLAAFVQGIGFIITGIIPYAVGLLREATGGFQVPWLMLIAIVIVSVATTLRFAPAGYAQAIGRL, from the coding sequence GTGACCGAGGCAACTGCTCAGCACGCTGCATCGGCTGCATCCACTGCAACGCCTGCGCGCGCCGATGCCGGCTGGATCGGCGTGCTGGTCGTGATTGCGCTCGGCCTGAACTTGCGCCCCATCCTCACGACGATCGGCCCGCTGCTGGCGGAGATTCGCGCAGACACGGGCCTCGGCCTGCAGGGTGTGTCGATGCTGACCGTGATTCCGGTGCTGTGCATGGGCAGCATCGCGTTGTTCATTCCGTGGCTGGCGCGTTGGATGGCCGAGCACCGCGGCGTCGTGTGCAGCCTGTTGGCAATTGCAGGAGCGTGCTTGTGGCGGTTGTGGGCCGAGCACGGCGCCGCACTGATTGCCAGCGCCGCGCTGGCCGGCACGGGTGTTGCGATCATCCAGGGCTTGGCGCCAGGCATCATCAAGCGTTGGTTTCCGCAGCGTGTGCCGTTCACGCTGGGTTTGTATTCCGCGTCGCTCATGGCGGGCGGTGGCGTGGCGGCCACGCTCAGCCCGCGCATTGCACACGTAGCCGACTGGCACGAGGGCCTTGGCATCTGGGTGTTGCCAGCGCTGGCCGCGCTGGTGTTGTGGGTGACTGCCCGCCCGCGCGAGGCACTGCCAACCACGCAGCACGGGCCCGTGATCAACTTTTTCGGCAATCGGCGCGCGTGGCTGCTGGCGTTCTACTTTGGGGCAACCAACGCTGGCTACACCAGCATGATTGCGTGGCTGCCGATGTTCTATCGCCAACTCGGCTGGAGCGCGCAGGATGCCGGCGGCCTCATCGGCGTGATGACGATCTTCCAGGTGATCGGGGCGTTCGGGGCGCCGTTGCTCGCGCGGCGGCAACCGGATCGCCGCCCGTGGCTGGCGGCCATGTTGCTGGCGCAGTTGATGGGCATGACTGGTCTGCTGCTCGCTCCGCAAAGCGGGACGCTGCTCTGGGTCGCGCTGATCGGCTGCGGCCTGGGCTCCATGTTCTCGCTGTGCCTGACGCTTACGCTGGACCATCTGTCTGATGCACGCGCCGCAGGCTATCTGGCGGCATTCGTGCAGGGCATTGGTTTCATCATCACAGGGATCATTCCCTACGCAGTGGGCTTGCTGCGCGAAGCGACCGGCGGATTCCAGGTGCCATGGCTGATGCTGATCGCCATCGTGATCGTCTCCGTGGCCACGACGCTACGCTTTGCGCCAGCCGGCTATGCGCAGGCTATCGGGCGCCTCTAG
- a CDS encoding nucleoside deaminase: MSDEQYMREAVELARANINAGGAPFGAVLVRDGKIVARAVNEVHATNDPTAHAEMQAIRQASHALATPDMRGAVMYASGHPCPMCFAAMHRCGIRAAYFAYSNEDGEPFGMSTAAIYEELKREPQARALQMSALRPTGEQGLYEAWQAHQS, from the coding sequence ATGTCCGATGAACAGTACATGCGCGAGGCGGTTGAGCTGGCCCGTGCCAACATCAACGCCGGCGGCGCGCCGTTTGGTGCCGTGCTGGTGCGCGACGGCAAGATCGTCGCCCGTGCCGTCAACGAGGTGCATGCCACCAACGACCCCACCGCCCATGCCGAGATGCAGGCCATCCGTCAGGCCAGCCACGCGCTGGCCACACCGGACATGCGCGGCGCCGTCATGTATGCCAGCGGCCATCCGTGCCCGATGTGCTTTGCCGCCATGCATCGTTGCGGCATCCGCGCCGCGTACTTTGCGTATTCGAACGAAGACGGCGAGCCGTTCGGTATGTCCACCGCCGCCATCTACGAGGAGCTCAAGCGTGAGCCACAAGCGCGCGCTCTGCAGATGAGTGCACTGCGGCCGACGGGCGAGCAGGGCTTGTACGAAGCGTGGCAGGCACACCAATCGTGA
- a CDS encoding ankyrin repeat domain-containing protein: MALCVWKRWMVTMCAAGVTAGATTGCVAAGEPAWLLNAAAKGETAKVAEQLKQGVPVDVRDGGDNTPLLLATQGNHVDTARALIDAGADVNAQNKRLDSAYLLAGAEGRLDILRMTLSHGANLKSTNRYGGTALIPACERGHVAVVKALIDAGVDVNHVNNLGWTGLLEAILLSDGGPRHQQIVRLLIDHGADVNLADSMGVTPLQHARERGQKAIADMLVAAGAR, encoded by the coding sequence ATGGCGTTGTGTGTCTGGAAGCGCTGGATGGTGACGATGTGTGCCGCTGGTGTTACAGCAGGTGCGACAACGGGGTGCGTTGCAGCCGGTGAGCCGGCGTGGCTGCTCAATGCTGCAGCCAAGGGCGAGACAGCAAAGGTGGCCGAGCAACTCAAGCAGGGCGTGCCCGTGGATGTGCGTGATGGCGGCGACAACACGCCATTGCTGCTCGCCACGCAAGGCAATCACGTTGATACCGCCCGTGCACTGATTGATGCCGGCGCCGATGTCAACGCCCAGAACAAGCGCCTGGACAGCGCCTATCTGCTGGCCGGTGCAGAAGGGCGCTTGGACATCTTGCGCATGACGCTCAGCCATGGCGCCAACCTCAAGAGCACCAACCGCTACGGCGGCACAGCCTTGATCCCGGCCTGCGAGCGTGGCCACGTGGCGGTCGTCAAGGCGCTGATCGACGCCGGTGTCGACGTGAACCACGTCAACAACCTCGGCTGGACAGGGCTGCTCGAAGCCATCCTGCTGAGCGACGGCGGGCCGCGCCACCAGCAGATTGTCCGTCTGCTGATCGACCACGGTGCTGACGTCAATCTTGCCGACAGCATGGGCGTGACGCCGCTGCAGCATGCGCGTGAGCGCGGCCAGAAGGCGATTGCCGACATGCTCGTCGCTGCCGGCGCCCGCTAA
- a CDS encoding LysR family transcriptional regulator, giving the protein MIDLILLRSFVTVVDTGNFTRAAEHLHLTQSTVSQQILRLEQQLNCRLLDRSQRQVLPTEEGDRLLGYARRLLRLAGEASEALSPEHTEGVLRLGVPEDLGSGALMPLIASFARERPRLRLEVESGLSHHLLRLYRNGDLDMLLVKQWGTDSDCHARWAEPVCWIDSAERPHTLPLGPTQSALPLVVFPVGALYRQEMLHALESLGQAWRITYSSPSLASLCAAVSAGLGVSLLPASCMQAGHRVLGAADGFPEIGGLELALFARPDLDSAGRVLRDRLVEMCSERAQALQSAAG; this is encoded by the coding sequence ATGATTGATCTGATCTTGCTGCGCAGCTTCGTCACGGTGGTCGACACCGGCAACTTCACACGGGCGGCGGAGCACCTGCACCTCACGCAATCGACGGTGAGCCAACAGATCCTGCGGCTGGAGCAGCAACTGAACTGCCGCCTGCTCGATCGCAGCCAGCGGCAGGTGCTGCCCACCGAAGAAGGCGACCGCCTGCTCGGCTATGCGCGCCGGCTGCTACGCCTGGCTGGTGAGGCCAGCGAGGCGCTCAGCCCGGAACACACCGAGGGTGTGCTGCGCCTGGGCGTGCCGGAAGATCTCGGCAGCGGCGCGTTGATGCCGCTCATCGCCAGCTTTGCGCGCGAGCGCCCGCGCCTGCGACTGGAAGTGGAAAGCGGCCTCTCCCACCACCTCTTGCGGCTGTACCGCAATGGCGATCTGGACATGCTGCTGGTCAAGCAATGGGGCACCGACAGCGACTGCCATGCGCGCTGGGCGGAACCGGTTTGCTGGATCGACAGTGCCGAGCGGCCACATACGCTGCCGCTCGGGCCCACGCAGTCCGCGCTGCCGCTGGTGGTGTTTCCGGTGGGCGCGCTGTATCGGCAGGAGATGCTGCACGCGCTGGAATCGCTCGGCCAGGCGTGGCGCATCACGTATTCGAGCCCGAGCCTGGCAAGCCTGTGCGCGGCGGTCAGTGCAGGGTTGGGCGTGAGTCTGCTACCGGCCAGCTGCATGCAGGCCGGGCATCGTGTTCTTGGCGCTGCCGATGGTTTTCCGGAGATCGGCGGGTTGGAACTGGCGCTCTTTGCGCGGCCCGACCTCGACAGCGCGGGGCGCGTGTTGCGCGACCGCCTGGTGGAGATGTGCAGCGAGCGCGCGCAAGCGCTGCAGTCCGCCGCGGGCTGA
- the ahpF gene encoding alkyl hydroperoxide reductase subunit F: MLDADVKAQLKAYLERLVQPIELVANVDDSEGSRDMMDLLRDVAEQSSMIVLTEQRDAAERAPSFLIRRTGSDVSVRFAAIPTGHEFTSLVLALLQVGGYAPKLEADVIEQIRNIEGDFRFETYMSLTCQNCPDVVQALNVMSVINPRIQHVAIDGGMYQDEIEQRKIMAVPTVFLNGETFGTGRMGVEEILAKIDTGAAARDAEKLAAKEPYEVLIVGGGPAGAAAAVYAARKGVRTGVVAERFGGQVLDTLAIENFISVSETEGPKFAAALEQHVRQYEVDIMNAQRAVKLTPADAPGGFAEVTLANGAVLKGRSIILSTGARWRNVNVPGEQEYKNKGVAYCPHCDGPLFKGKRVAVIGGGNSGVEAAIDLAGLVSHVTLLEFAEELKADAVLVRKLKSLPNATIVTNAQTSEITGNGEKVNGLRYKDRVGGVEHEIALEGVFVQIGLVPNTEWLDGAVERNRFGEIVVDARGQTSAEGVFAAGDATTTPYKQIIIATGDGAKAALSAFDHLIRVPLAEAA, translated from the coding sequence ATGCTGGATGCTGATGTCAAGGCCCAACTGAAGGCCTACCTCGAACGCCTCGTGCAGCCCATTGAGCTGGTCGCCAACGTCGATGACAGCGAGGGCTCCCGCGACATGATGGACCTGCTGCGTGATGTGGCCGAGCAGTCCAGCATGATTGTGCTGACCGAACAACGCGACGCAGCCGAGCGTGCACCGTCGTTTCTGATCCGCCGCACCGGCTCTGATGTGAGCGTGCGTTTTGCCGCCATCCCGACCGGCCACGAGTTCACCTCGCTGGTGCTGGCGCTGCTGCAAGTGGGCGGCTATGCCCCCAAGCTTGAAGCCGACGTCATCGAACAGATTCGCAATATCGAAGGCGATTTCCGCTTCGAGACCTACATGTCGCTCACGTGCCAGAACTGCCCGGACGTGGTCCAGGCGCTGAACGTGATGTCCGTGATCAACCCGCGCATCCAGCACGTCGCCATTGACGGCGGCATGTACCAGGACGAAATCGAGCAGCGCAAGATCATGGCGGTGCCGACGGTGTTCCTGAACGGCGAAACGTTCGGCACGGGCCGCATGGGCGTGGAAGAGATCCTCGCCAAGATCGACACCGGCGCTGCCGCACGTGATGCTGAAAAGCTCGCTGCCAAGGAACCGTATGAAGTGCTGATCGTCGGCGGTGGCCCCGCTGGCGCGGCTGCAGCCGTGTACGCGGCACGCAAGGGCGTGCGCACCGGCGTGGTGGCCGAGCGCTTTGGTGGTCAGGTGCTGGACACGCTGGCCATCGAGAACTTCATCTCCGTGTCGGAAACCGAAGGGCCGAAGTTTGCCGCCGCGCTGGAGCAGCACGTGCGTCAGTACGAGGTCGACATCATGAACGCGCAGCGCGCGGTCAAGCTCACGCCGGCGGATGCGCCGGGCGGCTTTGCCGAGGTGACGCTGGCCAACGGTGCGGTGCTCAAGGGCCGCTCGATCATCCTGTCGACCGGTGCACGCTGGCGCAATGTGAACGTGCCCGGCGAGCAGGAATACAAGAACAAGGGCGTCGCCTATTGCCCGCACTGCGATGGCCCGCTGTTCAAGGGCAAGCGTGTGGCCGTGATTGGCGGTGGCAATTCTGGTGTGGAAGCCGCCATCGACCTGGCTGGCCTGGTCAGCCACGTCACGCTGCTGGAGTTTGCCGAAGAACTGAAGGCAGACGCCGTGCTGGTGCGCAAGCTGAAGAGCCTGCCGAACGCGACCATCGTCACCAACGCGCAGACCAGCGAGATCACCGGCAACGGTGAGAAGGTGAACGGCCTGCGCTACAAGGACCGCGTGGGTGGCGTCGAGCACGAGATCGCGCTGGAAGGCGTGTTCGTGCAGATCGGCCTGGTGCCCAACACCGAGTGGCTGGATGGCGCGGTAGAGCGCAACCGCTTCGGCGAGATCGTTGTCGATGCACGCGGCCAGACCAGCGCGGAAGGTGTGTTCGCTGCAGGCGACGCGACCACTACGCCGTACAAGCAGATCATCATCGCCACGGGTGATGGCGCCAAGGCTGCACTGTCGGCGTTTGATCATCTGATCCGCGTGCCGTTGGCTGAAGCTGCCTGA
- the ahpC gene encoding alkyl hydroperoxide reductase subunit C: MSLINTQVQPFKAEAFHNGKFITVTEESLKGKWSVLIFMPAAFTFNCPTEVEDAADNYAEFQKAGAEVYIVTTDTHFSHKVWHETSPAVGKAQFPLVGDPTHALTNAFGVHIPEEGLALRGTFVIDPQGTIKTLEVHDNAIARDVKETLRKLKAAQFVANNPGNVCPAKWNEGAKTIKPSLDLVGKI, translated from the coding sequence ATGTCGCTGATCAATACTCAAGTTCAACCGTTCAAGGCCGAAGCTTTCCACAACGGCAAGTTCATCACCGTTACGGAAGAGTCGCTCAAGGGCAAGTGGTCCGTGCTGATTTTCATGCCGGCCGCGTTCACGTTCAACTGCCCGACCGAAGTGGAAGACGCTGCTGACAACTACGCAGAATTCCAAAAGGCCGGCGCCGAGGTCTACATCGTTACGACCGACACGCACTTCTCGCACAAGGTGTGGCACGAAACGTCGCCGGCCGTGGGCAAGGCACAGTTCCCGCTGGTGGGCGACCCCACGCACGCACTGACCAACGCCTTCGGCGTGCACATTCCGGAAGAAGGCCTGGCTCTGCGCGGCACGTTCGTGATCGACCCGCAAGGCACGATCAAGACGCTGGAAGTGCACGACAACGCCATCGCCCGTGACGTGAAGGAAACCCTGCGCAAGCTCAAGGCTGCCCAGTTCGTCGCCAACAACCCGGGCAACGTGTGCCCGGCCAAGTGGAACGAAGGCGCCAAGACCATCAAGCCGTCGCTCGACCTGGTCGGCAAGATCTAA
- the treS gene encoding maltose alpha-D-glucosyltransferase — MTRNPTALLVDDPLWYKDAVIYQLHVKSFCDSDNDGIGDFPGLISRLDYIAELGVDVIWLLPFYPSPRRDDGYDIAEYRGVHPDYGSMADVRRFIAEAHARGLRVITELVINHTSDQHPWFQRARRAKPGSALRDFYVWSDHDKKYAGTRIIFIDSEPSNWTWDPVANAYYWHRFYSHQPDLNFDNPRVLKAVIGVMKFWLNLGVDGLRLDAVPYLVEREGTSNENLPETHAVLRKLRAAMDAEFKNRLLLAEANQWPEDTQEYFGAGDECHMAFHFPLMPRMYMAIAREDRFPITDIMRQTPEVPNTCQWAIFLRNHDELTLEMVTDAERDYLWEVYASDRRARLNLGIRRRLAPLLERDRRRVELMNSLLFSMPGTPVMYYGDEIGMGDNIHLGDRDGVRTPMQWSPDRNGGFSRADPEQLVLPAIMGSLYGYESVNVEAQSRDAHSLLNWTRRLLATRKQHRVFGRGSIHFLQPSNRKVLAYIRALEDEPPMLCVANLSRASQAVELDLSNYAQRVPIELIGGTAFPPVGQLPYLLTLQPYAFFWLELRENEPGPSWAQPAAEQLPEFITLVLRSGLDTLSDTRQRETHRQSIEREVLPTYLPMRRWFADRDSALHERDGLHGKDVLRSARFAWGAAVPVDASSTNRPLEGATRPEVFFNEVVVTLCDADGVERIERYLLPLSIAWESTTLPALPVQLALARVRRGRHVGYLTDAFTTETFARALLANLVRGATLQASDGAVHFLPEPGVADAATSTAPEARLPLAPDAHVQWLAPEQSYSVLVIDDAVTIKLMRRVHAGTHPEAEMARHLTRAGYANTAALIGEITHAGPVGEPATLAVLQRYVPNQGNAWNWALDYLRRTIDELAVQAEAVASGDGEVAPIAASESRTDTNEALASYLAQIGAIGTRLGELHALLAQPSDDPRFGTRPADTDDVRNWTARVREQVTQALNHVEAWQDAHAPHEPAEWLLLQRDALPAAISASAQAGLGATLSRLHGDFHLDEVLVSQGDAFLINFGGNPALPVEVRRRKDSPLRDVASLLHSLDDVAEAMRQGPEHVTGPVQERRDQLLERFRAAAAAHFLQTYADAGGCPIHPELLKLFLLEDAARHLDADTASRPAWLPVPLAGLVRAARRLLGVEPEPAALSTVSPVDDRPESTL; from the coding sequence ATGACGCGCAACCCGACCGCGCTACTGGTGGATGACCCGCTCTGGTACAAGGACGCCGTCATCTACCAGTTGCACGTCAAGTCGTTCTGCGATTCGGACAACGACGGCATCGGTGACTTCCCCGGCCTGATTTCCAGGCTCGACTACATTGCCGAGCTGGGCGTGGACGTCATCTGGCTGCTGCCGTTCTATCCCTCACCGCGGCGCGATGACGGCTACGACATCGCCGAGTACCGCGGCGTTCACCCCGACTACGGCTCCATGGCCGACGTGCGCCGCTTCATTGCCGAGGCGCATGCGCGTGGCCTGCGCGTCATTACCGAACTGGTCATCAACCACACGTCGGATCAGCACCCGTGGTTCCAGCGCGCCCGGCGGGCCAAGCCGGGCTCGGCGCTGCGCGACTTCTACGTGTGGTCAGACCACGACAAGAAATACGCTGGCACGCGCATCATCTTCATCGACAGCGAGCCCTCCAACTGGACGTGGGACCCGGTGGCCAACGCCTACTACTGGCATCGCTTCTATTCCCACCAGCCCGATCTCAACTTCGACAACCCGCGCGTGCTCAAGGCCGTGATCGGCGTGATGAAGTTCTGGCTGAATCTGGGCGTGGACGGCCTGCGGCTCGACGCGGTGCCCTACCTGGTGGAGCGCGAAGGCACCTCCAACGAAAACCTGCCCGAAACGCACGCCGTATTGCGCAAGCTGCGCGCGGCCATGGATGCCGAGTTCAAGAACCGCCTGTTGCTGGCCGAGGCCAACCAGTGGCCCGAAGACACGCAGGAATACTTCGGCGCGGGCGACGAGTGCCACATGGCGTTCCACTTTCCGCTGATGCCGCGCATGTACATGGCGATCGCGCGCGAAGACCGCTTCCCGATCACCGACATCATGCGGCAGACACCGGAAGTGCCCAACACCTGCCAGTGGGCGATCTTCCTGCGCAACCACGACGAGCTGACGCTGGAGATGGTGACCGACGCCGAGCGCGATTACCTGTGGGAGGTCTACGCCAGTGACCGCCGCGCTAGGCTGAATCTCGGCATCCGCCGTCGCCTGGCGCCCCTGCTGGAGCGTGACCGCCGCCGCGTTGAGCTGATGAACAGCCTGCTGTTCTCGATGCCCGGCACGCCCGTCATGTACTACGGCGACGAGATCGGCATGGGCGACAACATCCACTTGGGCGACCGCGATGGTGTGCGCACGCCCATGCAGTGGTCGCCCGACCGCAACGGCGGTTTCTCGCGCGCCGACCCTGAGCAGCTCGTGCTGCCGGCCATCATGGGCTCGCTGTACGGCTATGAATCGGTGAACGTGGAGGCGCAGAGCCGCGATGCGCACTCGCTGCTCAACTGGACGCGGCGCTTGCTGGCCACGCGCAAGCAGCATCGGGTGTTTGGGCGCGGCAGCATCCACTTTCTGCAGCCGTCCAACCGCAAGGTGCTGGCCTACATCCGTGCACTGGAAGATGAACCACCCATGCTGTGCGTGGCGAATCTTTCCCGCGCTTCGCAGGCGGTGGAGCTGGATCTGTCGAACTACGCGCAGCGCGTGCCGATCGAGCTGATTGGCGGCACGGCGTTCCCGCCCGTGGGGCAACTGCCGTATCTGCTGACGCTGCAGCCCTATGCCTTCTTCTGGCTGGAGCTGCGCGAGAACGAACCCGGCCCGAGTTGGGCGCAACCAGCTGCCGAGCAGTTGCCAGAGTTCATCACACTGGTCTTGCGCTCGGGGCTGGATACGCTGTCCGACACGCGCCAGCGCGAAACGCATCGCCAGTCGATCGAACGTGAGGTGCTGCCCACCTACCTGCCCATGCGTCGCTGGTTTGCCGACCGCGACAGCGCGCTGCACGAGAGAGATGGGCTGCATGGCAAGGATGTACTGCGCAGTGCCCGCTTCGCCTGGGGTGCGGCGGTGCCTGTGGATGCTTCGTCCACCAACCGGCCGCTGGAGGGCGCGACACGGCCGGAGGTGTTCTTCAACGAAGTCGTTGTCACGCTGTGCGACGCGGATGGCGTAGAGCGCATCGAGCGCTATCTGCTGCCGCTGTCGATCGCGTGGGAGTCCACCACCCTGCCCGCGCTGCCGGTGCAACTGGCGCTCGCCCGCGTGCGCCGCGGCCGCCACGTCGGCTACCTGACCGACGCCTTCACCACCGAAACCTTCGCCCGTGCGCTGCTCGCCAATCTCGTGCGCGGCGCCACGCTGCAAGCCAGTGACGGCGCGGTGCATTTCCTGCCGGAGCCCGGCGTTGCCGACGCCGCCACATCCACCGCGCCCGAAGCTCGCTTGCCATTGGCGCCCGACGCACACGTGCAGTGGCTGGCGCCGGAGCAGTCGTACAGCGTACTGGTGATTGATGACGCGGTGACGATCAAGCTGATGCGCCGCGTCCACGCGGGCACGCATCCCGAGGCGGAAATGGCGCGCCACCTCACGCGCGCCGGCTACGCCAACACCGCCGCACTGATCGGCGAGATCACACACGCTGGCCCGGTGGGTGAACCGGCCACGCTGGCAGTGCTGCAGCGTTACGTGCCCAACCAGGGCAATGCCTGGAACTGGGCGCTCGACTATCTGCGCCGCACCATCGACGAGTTGGCCGTGCAGGCGGAAGCCGTGGCCTCGGGCGACGGCGAGGTCGCGCCGATCGCCGCATCGGAATCGCGCACCGATACCAACGAAGCGCTGGCGAGTTATCTGGCACAGATCGGCGCCATCGGCACACGCCTGGGCGAGCTGCATGCGTTGCTGGCGCAACCGAGCGATGACCCACGCTTCGGCACGCGCCCGGCGGACACCGACGATGTGCGCAACTGGACGGCGCGCGTGCGCGAACAAGTCACGCAAGCGTTGAACCACGTGGAAGCATGGCAAGACGCCCACGCACCGCACGAACCCGCCGAGTGGCTGCTGTTGCAACGTGACGCCCTGCCCGCGGCCATCAGCGCATCGGCCCAGGCCGGGCTGGGCGCAACGCTGTCGCGCCTGCATGGAGATTTCCACCTCGATGAGGTACTCGTCTCACAGGGCGACGCATTCCTGATCAACTTTGGTGGCAACCCGGCATTGCCAGTCGAGGTGCGACGCCGCAAGGACAGCCCGCTGCGCGACGTCGCCAGCCTGCTGCATTCGCTGGACGATGTGGCCGAGGCCATGCGGCAAGGCCCCGAGCACGTGACGGGGCCGGTGCAGGAGCGTCGCGATCAACTGCTCGAACGCTTTCGTGCGGCGGCTGCGGCGCACTTCCTGCAGACCTATGCAGATGCCGGCGGATGCCCGATCCACCCAGAACTGCTCAAACTGTTTCTGCTGGAAGACGCAGCCCGCCACCTTGATGCGGACACCGCCAGCCGGCCAGCCTGGCTGCCGGTTCCGCTGGCGGGCCTTGTCCGTGCGGCACGGCGCCTGCTTGGCGTAGAACCCGAGCCCGCAGCGCTCTCCACCGTCAGCCCCGTCGATGATCGCCCGGAATCCACGCTATGA